A window of Solea senegalensis isolate Sse05_10M linkage group LG20, IFAPA_SoseM_1, whole genome shotgun sequence contains these coding sequences:
- the myclb gene encoding protein L-Myc-1b: MPGINSTAPRYENWDMDHLDHYQHYFYDDHDPDEDFFTSTAPSEDIWKKFELVPTPPMSPIRAVEGSGRVGLLCPSLGDKLEWVSQFLGQEDDHNPQQQDLPLKLTAANDSFGNLSSIIIQDCMWSGFSAGQQLERVMGERCAPCPGTAAAAATATKVAASNLACAVASPARAQCAPADVPALGGLAADCVDPAAVLTFPLTGGCKRQVSSGSESHSYSSDDEDDKDDDDDDDEEEIDVVTVEHKQQQQQQQQQQQQRKPRRLVNSRKPVTITVRADPLDPGMKRFHISIHQQQHNYAAPSPDTLPPPAEPPRKRVRQEASTQVTQPHQNSHYNQPRPGHAPLNLDTRKSHMTVAGVRSESPNLGASSPTSSTLPSSPLSSSSSSSSHSQSSPSKPHSLSHLSSPQSSDCEDTDKRKAHNFLERKRRNDLRSRFLSLRDEIPGLADCPKTPKVAILTRATEYLQQLHVNERQKAQERKQLKARQLQLLQRLAQLKRS; this comes from the exons ATGCCAGGCATCAACTCCACCGCACCTCGTTATGAAAACTGGGACATGGACCACCTCGACCATTACCAACATTATTTCTACGATGACCACGACCCGGACGAGGATTTCTTCACGTCCACGGCGCCCAGCGAGGACATATGGAAGAAATTCGAGCTGGTGCCGACCCCGCCCATGTCCCCCATCCGGGCGGTAGAGGGGTCGGGCAGAGTCGGACTGCTCTGCCCGTCACTGGGGGACAAGCTGGAGTGGGTGTCTCAGTTCTTGGGTCAAGAGGACGACCACAATCCGCAGCAGCAGGACCTGCCTTTAAAGCTGACCGCTGCCAATGACTCTTTCGGGAACTTGAGCTCCATCATCATCCAGGACTGCATGTGGAGCGGCTTCTCCGCGGGCCAGCAGCTGGAGAGAGTTATGGGGGAGCGCTGCGCCCCCTGTCCCGGGACAGCGGCGGCTGCGGCCACCGCCACCAAAGTCGCTGCGTCTAATTTAGCGTGCGCGGTTGCGTCCCCGGCGAGGGCGCAGTGTGCGCCCGCGGACGTGCCAGCTCTCGGCGGCTTGGCGGCGGACTGCGTGGACCCCGCTGCGGTGCTCACTTTCCCTTTAACTGGCGGATGCAAGAGACAAGTGTCCTCTGGCTCCGAGTCTCACAGCTACTCCTCAG ACGACGAAGATGacaaggatgatgatgatgatgatgacgaagagGAGATTGACGTGGTGACCGTGGagcacaagcagcagcagcagcagcagcagcagcagcagcagcagcgcaaaCCCCGGCGACTGGTCAACTCCCGTAAGCCTGTGACCATAACGGTGCGGGCTGACCCCCTCGACCCCGGCATGAAGCGTTTCCACATCTCCATCCACCAACAGCAGCACAACTATGCCGCCCCATCACCGGACACTCTCCCCCCACCTGCTGAGCCGCCCCGGAAGAGGGTGCGGCAGGAGGCCTCCACCCAGGTGACCCAGCCGCACCAGAACTCTCATTACAACCAGCCCCGGCCCGGCCATGCCCCTCTGAACTTGGACACTAGAAAGTCTCATATGACTGTGGCTGGGGTTAGGTCAGAGTCGCCTAACCTCGGCGCCTCCTCTCCTACCTCCTCCACATTgccttcatctcctctctcctcctcctcctcgtcctcctcccaTTCCCAAAGCTCTCCCTCAAAGCCCCACTCCCTCTCCCACCTCTCCAGCCCCCAGTCGTCCGACTGCGAGGACACGGACAAGCGCAAGGCGCACAACTTCCTGGAGCGCAAGCGGCGGAACGACCTGCGCTCGCGCTTCCTGTCCCTGCGGGACGAGATCCCCGGCCTCGCGGACTGTCCCAAGACTCCCAAGGTCGCGATCCTGACCCGAGCGACGGAgtacctgcagcagctgcatgtCAACGAGAGGCAGAAGGCTCAGGAGAGGAAGCAGCTGAAAGCcaggcagctgcagctgctgcagaggctgGCGCAGCTGAAGCGATCCTGA